ATCAGCATATGAACTAATTACAGAATGTGTATCAGAAAACTCACGTAAACTGCAATTCCTGACTCTGAAGTATTCTTCTCAGATCTTTCTGGATGGAGAAAACCTCTGGACAAGGCAAAGACACACCAGAAAGATCTGCAATCAGAACGCCCACAGTTTGAGTTTGGGATGTTCAAATCAAGCTGAGGTGACTTCTTGCTTGACTTGTGTCGCTGATGTCCTAGGCCGCAACGCTTAAGACATGATACTTTGCATGCCTCCCGGCATTCAGTGTTATGCTGTATAAAGTATCCCGACTCAGTTTGATCTGACTTCCATTTCATGGTTTCATGTTGATTTTGGAATTGTACAGCCACCTGGGATCTTTGTTCACTTGCAGGTTGCATTTGATCACCACAGTTATGTTGGCCGCAACAAGTTGTTGGGACTTCAAATAATTGCATGGCTCGGAGGATGTGCGTGAGCATGCTCCTTAAGCTACCTAAGAAGCCCTTATCACAAGCTACATGGGAAAATGATCTCTCCAAATTGACTATCATACTTccaaatacaaaagaaacagTTCAGCCAATGAACCTTTGGTTCAACATTATTAAAGATTCGAAGCATGACAGATTTGATCATTATAAGGAAAACAAACAGCAGCAACAACAAAGTCGAAATTAAGAAGTAGCAGGATATATGTACGTACCATTTTCTAGACATGATCTGAAGCCTAAAGCCCAGTTTAGAAGAATCTATCACAACAACAAATTAATTCAATTCAGCTGAgcaaaaattaatttgtaaagAATGGAGTGAAGCATGTCGGGCCAGCAGGGATATTGCATAGCAAATCTATACTAAAAAGCCTTTGTATGTATTACAATATCATATTTTCCTCTAGAATTGGCATGATCTGTAAAACCCTTTATTCGTTAGCAATTTTTACTCAAGAGAACGATGATTTCATCTAAAACGATTGTACAGAATCTCTTGAATTATTGTCATCTTGTGATTCAGTACTGGTGGGTGTTTTCTTGTACGTACGCCTTTGTGGTGACAGACGTACAGTATCCTCCCTAGCTATCTGCTACCAACAGATATAAGCTCATCCGTGCCTTTACTTTGTAAAATTAAATggctttcttaaaaaaaagtgCCCTATGGAAGGGTTTTCTTGTCagcaaatgaaaaatattatggaaatacaaagaacctTTCCAGTTCCTTTGGGGATCCAGGAACTCGTGATTTTTTGTAGTATAGAAGGTGTACATGCAGCATGTCCACTCAAGACTGATATCCTTGTAGATTTTTACCTGAAGTAAAGATCTAGATGCAGGCCCCCATTATTGTCGTTAACGTTCATCCAACACAAAACGAAAATTAGTTCCTAGAGATTTAAGTTATCGCTTAGGATCCTCCGGCCTCTTTCATGTCTTCATTTCCTTGCTCTTGATAAGAATATTAATTAGCATTTCCTTTGGTCCATGAAGGGAAAGATCGATCTTCAAAACACTGTTACATCAAATCAAAGGTTCACAACAATAAAATAGCATTTTGATTACCAAAGTATGATCTGACCTGTAAGGACAAAAACACAGGATCCACACGGTGCGGGTGACACGGCAGACATAATTAATTACAGTACTATCGCGTAAAGTTGTTGACAGAAGAAGAGAAAGCACACTCCCAGCAAAGACAAAAACTCCCTTTAGCCAATGGAGGGTTGTGCTCTCTCTCTTCTGTCAACAATATGATCATCTATATCATCCCATTCATTTCCACCATCCACTTTCAATGCCCTTAGCATGGCATGTATATGTGCATTCTTCTTTCATCAAACAATCACTGAAATAATGGAAAaccatgaaaaaaatggttcaGTATGATCAGATCATGATATGAgtcatcatgcatgcatgcttctgaacactaaatatatatatatatatatgcattatgGATGGATCATGACCAGACTATCTCACAATGATCGATATGAATTAACCGAGTCAAAAAGCATGTATATTTCCATTAATCAGAAACATCCATACAAATCATGAGAACTTGAATAGAAATTTTCTGTGTTGATGAACCTTAATTTTACGGCAGAAATTAAGACTGaaacatgagaaaaaaaaaaaaaaaaaaaagtaaagaggaTTTGCCTAACCTTTTTAACTGGAAGAAACAAATATCATGATGAACACGATCGTTACAAGAAGATGAGctgaaagagagggagagagacgtAGAAGTTTAAAAGCTCCACCACCATGTAAAAATACTTGGCACCACCACAATAGCTAGGCGCTTCTCTTATAGAGAGATATGGCCAACCGGCTATAGCCAACGATGCACGGATTTGACCGGCTAGTGAGAGTAAAAGTGGTCTTCTTTAATAACTTCTACATtgttttatttactatttagcaGTTTCTGTAGTGTGCATTTATTTGACTAATATGTCTTTTTAgggtttttaattatttgttttcgTTTTTAGCaagcaacatcataaatatgtAACTGAATCTATGGTGGGGGTAACCGGCTATAGCAGGTAGACTCACGAAAAGTCGCTGGACGTAGATTGCGACACGTGGAAGACATGCCGAATAGAGACTTGGACTGGGCCGACTCTTGAGTGTTCCGTAGTGAAAAATGGAAATATTTGAATCGAATCTGCCGCATGCTGATCAAGCGTTGAAACAAACGTAAAATAAACTACTTAATTAACTGAATTAAAGAGTAAAATGAGATATAAACatcatgattttaaatttttaatcatatCCATCTAAAGCGTTGTTTGAACTTTAAAGAGAAGAGacgtaattaaaaaaaattggacaaTTATTACGGTTTATTTTTTACGAAATTAACTATTTACTGCTAAAACAAACTTATCCATCCCACATAATTAATGATGGTAACGGATTTCAGAGGAAATGATACATTTTTTTGTATCTTATTAGTAAACTTCCACTATTTTATATAtcagtaatgttagatacaattaTGAGTTGTTTATTATcgtatacttttttaaaaaaatagtgaagtaaattattaaataatttaatattttttatcaagaGTACGTGACTCAGATGACATGAGACTCAACTTCTATAATAGaggttctagtttaattctCCTTTTCAAATCCTCcaatatcaataataataataataattttatagaaattttatatttattattttttttaaaagataactttaaattaataaaattaacatcATTTCTCCTTATATACGACAAGTGTTTCAGAAAACAAATAAAGGGATCCGTAGAAATCCATCGATCATGTGAAAAGCAGTGGGGTTTTACTTTGGAGAGAGAACTTAATTTGCTCTAGTGCTTGTGGCCGAAGCAAACATGAGTATATAGTACTGGTCTTCATGAGTACCTTTAATTACTTCTTTCATATGAATTAGTCAAACACGATGTTGTTCACGTACCTCATTGATTTGTCACacgcatgcatgttttaaaaaacgaaaaaaacaaaaaaaaattctgctcGAGGCATGAAGCTTCTTAGTTACTTCATGCACGCAGAGGTCCAcagatatataaattttcatccatgttgatgatattttaattgtaaGCAATGATATAGAGGTTGTACGTGAATACTCTCAAAGTGTTTCTTGATCAGAAGTTTAAATAGAAAGatcttgattttttgaaatattttctagGGTTTGAGGTTGCCGGCATCGACAAAAGTATTTATCTTTTACAAAGAAAATATGCTTTGTAAATCTTATTCGATAGTGGTTACTTGGGTTATAAACCAATCAAGACTCCAATGGAACAAAAATTAAGTTGTCTCAGTCTGATGGTGCCATTCTTGATGATCCTACGGTTTATAGAAGATTTGTGGGTTGTTTATTATATCTTACAATAACTAGGCCATACATTACTTTTGCTATTCATATACTTAGCCAGTTTATGGACTCCCCTTGACAACCTCATCTTCATGATGCAAATTGGGTCTTACAGTACCTAAAGTCCTCTCTAGGTTAGGGACTTTTTTTTCCTACTACCTCATCCATCCATTTGAATGCTTTCATAGATTTTGATTGGGTTGGATGTAATGATACCAGACGTTCTATAACTGGTTTTTGTGTATTTATTGGTACCTCTCTTGTATCTTGAAAGTCCAAGAAGCAGGCCACAGTCTCCCAATCCTCAGTCGAGGCAGAGTACTGTGCCATGACAATAACTGTTTAGAAATTGATTTGGATTTCTGCCTTACTACATGAGTAGCAAATTCACTTATCTAATCATGCTTCTTGATATTGTGACAATAAAGATACCATTCACATTGCTTCCAACCCAATTTTCACAAATACACTAAGTATATAGAGATCGATTGCCATTTTGTTTGTGACAAAATCCAAGCTAGCTGGGCACATTCGTAGCTTTCATGTTTTCTCAAAATCTCAACTTACTGATTGCTTTGTCAAACCCTTTGACTATCCTTAACATTCATGCTTCAGCTTGAGGGAGAATATTAGagattagatattttattttaattttgcttTTTCCCACTCATTCTtttattgcatatatataaacgCATGTGATATTTTCCCTAAGTTCAGTTTTTAAGCTCACCAAAGATCAGACTCAGGGGTACTTCAGATTAAAGCAACATTAACAATGGgatgatttatatataatttacaaagCAAATCATGTAtggaattaaaaaaagttgCTTGCATTTTATGATCTTTGAGACATGGATTTGGACATTAGTTCATGAATGAGAGTTAAGCAAGAGGGCTTTATCTACTCAATTCTAGTAGAAACTTCTAATATTATCTAATATTGTCACATGCCGGTACACGTACATGATGATTTACTTTTTAGCCCTCATTTTACATCTAATTACCGATACTAATcaccattttcattttaacaaccatattaataattgtctgcaaattaatatacatagcTCCAAATCCAATCATGGGCCGGG
This Carya illinoinensis cultivar Pawnee chromosome 11, C.illinoinensisPawnee_v1, whole genome shotgun sequence DNA region includes the following protein-coding sequences:
- the LOC122281130 gene encoding uncharacterized protein LOC122281130, coding for MSAVSPAPCGSCVFVLTDSSKLGFRLQIMSRKCMIVNLERSFSHVACDKGFLGSLRSMLTHILRAMQLFEVPTTCCGQHNCGDQMQPASEQRSQVAVQFQNQHETMKWKSDQTESGYFIQHNTECREACKVSCLKRCGLGHQRHKSSKKSPQLDLNIPNSNCGRSDCRSFWCVFALSRGFLHPERSEKNTSESGIAVYVSFLIHIL